The DNA sequence CTTAGGGGAGCCGCTCCCTCACCCCTCAGGAGCCCTAAGTGCCCCCGCGCTGGCCCGTGTGGCCGTACCGGCTGCTCATCTCCCTCACCGCCGTCCTGCTGCTGCTCCAGGCGGTGCTGGCCGGGCAGTTCCTGTCCGGCATCTACGCCTCCCTGGCCGCCCATGCCGCCAACGCCACGTTCGCCGGGTTCGCGTTGCTCGCCGCCGCGTTCGCCGCGATCCTGCTGCGCTGGCCCGGCCGCGGCCCGTGGTGGCCGATGCTCGCGACGGCCGGCCTGTTCCTGCTCACCGGACTCCAGATCGGCATGGGGTACGCCCGCCTGCTCGCGGTGCACATCCCGCTCGGCGTGTCGGTGATCCTGCTCGCGGCCTTCCTGACCGTCTGGAGCTGGCGCTACCGGCCCGCCCGCGCGGCGGCACCGGGGGCACCCGTCCGGCAGGAAGCGCAGGTCGCGGCATGAGCGGGCACACCCGGCGCCGGGTGCTGGGCGCCGTCGGCGTGACCGGCGCGGCCGCCGCGATCGGGGTGCCGTGGCTGGCCGGGATGAGCGGGGCCAGCTCCACCGGCGTGCAGCTGCGCAGCGAGGCGGCGCTGCCCGAGCCGTACACGATGGCTCTGCCGCGACCCGCGCAGCTCGCGCCGACCCGCAGCGACGCCACCACCGACTACTACGAGATCACCCAGCGCGCCGCGAAGGTGCGCATCCTGCCCGGCCTCGACACCACCGTCTGGGGCTACCAGGGCACCTTCCCCGGGCCCACGATCCGGTCGCGGCGCGGCCGCACCACCGTGGTGCGCCACCGCAACGAGCTGCCCGTGCCCACAGTCGTGCACCTGCACGGCGGCCGCACCCCGGCCCAGCACGACGGGTACCCGATCGACCTGGTCATGCCCGCGGACGGCAGCCTGCCGCACCCGCACGGCGACCACGCCGGCGACATCCGCCACGGCGAACGCGACTACATCTATCCGATGGACCAGCGGGCCGCGACGCTGTGGTACCACGACCACCGGATGGACTTCACCGGCCCGGCGGTCTGGCGCGGCCTGGCCGGGTTCCACCTGCACACCGACGACGAGGAGCAGGCCCTGCCGCTGCCCACCGGCGACCGGGACCTGCCGCTGCTGCTGGCCGACCGGGCCTTCGCCGCCGACGGCTCGTTCGCCTACCCGAGCCTCGATCCGACCCTGCTGGCCGAGCCCGGCGTCAGCGGCGACCACGTCGCCGGGGTGCTCGGGGACGTGATCCTGGTCAACGGGGCGCCCTGGCCGCAGGCCGAGGTGCCCGGGGCGCGCCACCGGCTGCGGCTGCTCAACGGCGCCAACGCGCGCCGGTTCCGGCTCGCCCTGCACCCGGCGCCGCCCGGCGGCGACGCCTTCGTGCAGATCGGCACCGATCAGGGCCTGCTGGCCGAACCCGTGGCCCACGACGCGATCGAGCTGGCGCCGGGGCAGCGCTTCGACGTCGTCGTCGACTTCGCCCGGTATCCGGCCGGGACCCTGGTCGAGCTCGTCAACGAGTTCGGCGGCGGCCGCACCGGGCAGGTCATGCGGTTCCGGGTCGGCGCGCGGGCCGAGGACCCGAGCTCGGTCCCGGCGACGCTGAGCCAGATCACGCCGCTGCGCGCCGCCGACGCGGTGGTCACCCGGACCATGCGGTTCGGGGCGGGCAACGTCGAGAACAGCGTCGGCCACCACGTCGCGGGCTGGAAGATCAACGGGCTGGGGTTCAGCCCCGGCGCCGTCCACGCGGCGCCGAAGCTGGGCACCGTCGAGGTGTGGCAGCTGGTCTCCGACCTGCACCACCCGGTGCACCTGCACCTGGCCCCGTTCCAGGTGCTGCGCCGGGGCGGCGGCGGGCCGGGGCCATACGACCTGGGCTGGAAGGACACCGTCGACCTGCGCCCGGCGGAGCTGGTCGAGATCGCGGCCCGCTTCGACGGCTACCCCGGCCGGTACGTCTTCCACTGCCACAACCTCGAACACGAGGACATGGCCATGATGGGCAACATGGTCGTCTCCTGACCGGGACCGGCGCTGCCTTACGCTGCCGCGATGAACGTATACGACATCGCGGCAGCGCTCCCGCCGGTCGACGTGCTGCGCCGCCACTGCCTGGCCCTGGCCGCGCTGGACGCCGTCGTGGCAGATGGCGAACGTTTCACCTTCGCTCAGTCCGACGGCGAGACCACGGCGCGGATGGACGACGGCTGCGGCGACGAGTACGACATCGTGTTCTCGTCCGCAGGCGTGTTCATCCGGGGCGTCTATCACGAGTCGTCGATGTCGGCGTACCACCAGGCCACCTGGCCCGGCCTGCTCGACGGGCTCCCCACGGCGTTCGTCCCGTACCTGCTCGACCCGCGTTTCCACTCCGGGACGAAGTCCTTCGTGGCGACGTTCGTGTTGTGGCGCCTCGACGGCGCGGACCGCTGGTCGGCAGGCCGAGACATCGACCTCTCACCCGCCGAGGACGACGAGGAGGGAGCTGACGGCTCGTGGCTGCTGCGCCCGGTCTGCGACGGCGTCACCGACTGGTACCTCGACCTGGCCCAGACGGTGTACGACGCCGATCCGGACCGCGCCGCCGTCGAATGCGTGGTGGAGCTGTGCCCCCTCACGGAAACGATGGTGCGTGCACTCAACCCGGCCGTCGGGCTGGCCGAGGTCGGTGCTGCGCTTGCGCGACTCGGCTACCCGGGTCACTGAGCGGGCACGGCCTTCCCCTCGGTGAGCTTCGACATGGCGAACAGCGCCAGCACGACCGCTGCGGCCGTGAGGGTCGCGGCCCAGGCGGGCAGCAGTAGACCTGCCGGGACCAGCACCGCGGCCGGCAGCAGCAGGCTGGCCGGAAGCCAGCGCAGCAGCGACCGCCACGACTCGCCCAGCCGCTGGGCGATGGCGCCGGTGACCGCGTAGTAGCCCACGATGCCGCCGACCAGCCCGGCCATGCTGCCCGACGGCAGGTGATGGTCGGGCTCGGCGACCGCCGTACCCAGCGCCGCCGCGAGCACGGTGATCGCACTGACCAGCAAAAACGGCAGATACAGCACCGCCTCGCGCATGTTGGCACGCGCCCCCAGCGCCTGCGCCCGCGCGAAGCCGCGCTCCGCGCTCGGGGTGCTCCAGCGGAAGAAGGTGATCGCCAGCAACGCCACCACGACGAAGGCGCCGAGGGCCGCGGCCGCCGCCGGGCCGCTGAGGTGTTCGGCGAGCCCGGTGACGACGGCGAACACGCTCTCACCGAACACGATCACGATGAACAGGCCGACCCGCTCGATCAGGTGATCGACCGACAGCAGGCGGTACATCAGCTGTGACTGGGCGGTGCCGAAACTCAGCAGCGCGACCTCCAGCGCGACGGCCAGGCCCCACAGCGCGA is a window from the Catellatospora sp. TT07R-123 genome containing:
- a CDS encoding multicopper oxidase family protein — encoded protein: MSGHTRRRVLGAVGVTGAAAAIGVPWLAGMSGASSTGVQLRSEAALPEPYTMALPRPAQLAPTRSDATTDYYEITQRAAKVRILPGLDTTVWGYQGTFPGPTIRSRRGRTTVVRHRNELPVPTVVHLHGGRTPAQHDGYPIDLVMPADGSLPHPHGDHAGDIRHGERDYIYPMDQRAATLWYHDHRMDFTGPAVWRGLAGFHLHTDDEEQALPLPTGDRDLPLLLADRAFAADGSFAYPSLDPTLLAEPGVSGDHVAGVLGDVILVNGAPWPQAEVPGARHRLRLLNGANARRFRLALHPAPPGGDAFVQIGTDQGLLAEPVAHDAIELAPGQRFDVVVDFARYPAGTLVELVNEFGGGRTGQVMRFRVGARAEDPSSVPATLSQITPLRAADAVVTRTMRFGAGNVENSVGHHVAGWKINGLGFSPGAVHAAPKLGTVEVWQLVSDLHHPVHLHLAPFQVLRRGGGGPGPYDLGWKDTVDLRPAELVEIAARFDGYPGRYVFHCHNLEHEDMAMMGNMVVS
- a CDS encoding low temperature requirement protein A; protein product: MTDPSPELRRADWFELFFDLVFVVTVAVLAHGLHGDPGWRDLGTFLVLFFPAWWAWVNLTLSVNLFGSDTGWNRTVLVAAMPGLGLMAAAAPEGLGARAWVFALGAAWVRVAVFALWWPQVGRSRWEFPAWRPIVYCLVPAAIWAVSAFADGPGRFALWGLAVALEVALLSFGTAQSQLMYRLLSVDHLIERVGLFIVIVFGESVFAVVTGLAEHLSGPAAAAALGAFVVVALLAITFFRWSTPSAERGFARAQALGARANMREAVLYLPFLLVSAITVLAAALGTAVAEPDHHLPSGSMAGLVGGIVGYYAVTGAIAQRLGESWRSLLRWLPASLLLPAAVLVPAGLLLPAWAATLTAAAVVLALFAMSKLTEGKAVPAQ